One genomic region from Myripristis murdjan chromosome 7, fMyrMur1.1, whole genome shotgun sequence encodes:
- the znf341 gene encoding zinc finger protein 341, with product MAQAIFEVLEGMDNQTVLAVQSLLDGQGGVPDPNNQTVSGTPTIQSMDDEDVFLCGKCKKQFNSLPVFMTHKREQCQSSAPSLSTVSLASTNAYTHVPSISSGPQTATNRQVSTYITVPPSPLTHTLVQGNVLVSDDVLMSAISAFTSIEQPMAAMQTPIQSNLSMHTAGVSYLQHHHHLHHHHHHHHHQQQQQQQQQQQQQQQQQQPPHSLPSGQTAAHPLPSGQQPQQPLSSQVPASHSNSVVQVYSTLPHMAGGGSAEIHTLGLQPFQPVQVPSQCVESQSFTTPPVYSPGKQGTKTKTCSITANLSELGDFEKVIIPKRLRNSKKGPDGVPAEQLKGKGPKLKCNFCDKIFSKNFDLQQHIRSHTGEKPFQCIVCGRAFAQKSNVKKHMQTHKVWPLGVASTVSRLPITVKVVPVLSNEEEGGGEQQQPGEQEEEGPQQQRSSQSQTEEEAAQREAPRESEERTTEGRGDPEGSQGEDMQNGHNQSQVQSSQKQQSQAQTKQIVVIDSSYQCQFCASKFSTYFQLKSHLTQHKGEQVYKCVLKSCSQTFQKLDQFLEHIRTHQEQLTYRCHLCSKVFPSLFELGVHQYSHCFCPQQNTRKETTVYRCVKCQSKYSTQEALEQHLLTASHNFPCPHCQKVFPCERYFRRHLPTHGVGGRFKCQICKKAFKTEHYLKLHTRIHSGEKPYKCSLCEATFNRKDKVKRHMLIHEPFKKYKCPFRTHVGCTKEFNRPDKLKAHILSHSGIKPYKCLFCQKAFSRRAHMLEHQQSHTDNYRFRCSACNKGFTRQSYYRDHKCPAAGTAAGSGTGAAGAETEGEEMGGAAMAEEKDGEGERRRSRLARKAHRLRSAGHGGGEDDGSKGSDDQEVEADRDEEEEEEEEEEEEEEDGEGRRTGEDPQASMSIPAMEGQPEGRGEEGDEGVEGAAETLQQMQSDSQNCLRQPCL from the exons GCATGGACAACCAGACAGTGCTGGCTGTCCAGTCTCTGCTGGACGGCCAAGGTGGAGTTCCCGACCCAAACAACCAGACCGTCTCTGGGACGCCCACCATCCAGTCTATGG ATGACGAGGACGTCTTCCTGTGCGGCAAGTGTAAGAAACAGTTCAATTCTCTGCCGGTGTTTATGACCCACAAGAGGGAGCAGTGCCAGTCTAGCGCCCCCTCTCTGTCCACGGTGTCCTTGGCCTCCACCAACGCCTACACCCACGTCCCCTCCATCAGCTCCGGACCACAGACTGCCACCAACAGGCAG GTGTCCACCTACATCACAgtccccccctctcctctgacacacactctggtcCAAGGCAATGTGCTGGTCAGCGACGATGTCCTCATGTCGGCCATCTCAGCCTTCACCTCCATCGAGCAGCCCATGGCCGCCATGCAGACGCCCATACAG AGTAACCTGAGCATGCACACAGCTGGTGTATCTTACCTCCAgcatcaccaccacctccaccatcaccaccatcatcatcatcaccaacagcagcagcaacagcagcaacagcagcagcaacagcagcagcagcagcagcccccccactccctccccTCCGGCCAGACTGCGGCCCACCCCCTGCCGAGTGGAcagcagccccagcagcccCTGTCCTCCCAGGTCCCCGCCAGCCATAGCAACTCAGTGGTTCAGGTCTACAGCACGCTGCCCCACATGGCCGGAGGCGGTAGTGCAGAGATCCACACGCTGGGCCTGCAGCCTTTCCAGCCGGTACAG GTGCCCAGTCAATGTGTGGAGAGCCAGTCGTTCACCACTCCACCTGTCTACAGCCCTGGCAAGCAGGGCACCAAAACCAAGACCTGCAGCATCACGGCCAACCTGTCGGAGCTGGGCGACTTTGAGAAGGTCATCATCCCCAAACGACTGAGGAACAGCAAGAAAGGCCCTGACGGAGTTCCAG cagagcagctgaaaGGAAAAGGTCCAAAGCTGAAGTGCAATTTCTGTGACAAAATCTTCTCCAAAAACTTTGATCTTCAGCAGCACATCAGGAG ccacacaggagagaaaccattccaGTGCATCGTCTGTGGCCGGGCTTTTGCTCAGAAGTCCAACGTCAAGAAGCACATGCAGACCCACAAG GTGTGGCCTCTGGGTGTGGCCAGCACGGTGTCGAGGCTACCAATCACGGTGAAGGTCGTGCCGGTGTTGTCCAATGAGGAAGAGGGGGGcggggagcagcagcagccaggtgaacaggaagaggaggggccACAGCAGCAacgcagcagccaatcacaaacagaagaagaggcTGCGCAAAGAG AAGCTCCAAGGGAGTCGGAGGAGAGGACCACCGAAGGCCGAGGCGATCCGGAGGGCAGCCAGGGGGAAGACATGCAGAACGGACACAACCAGTCCCAGGTCCAGTCCAGCCAGAAGCAGCAGAGCCAAGCACAGACCAAACAGATCGTGGTCATAGACAGTTCCTACCAGTGTCAGTTCTGCGCCAGCAAGTTCAGCACCTACTTTCAGCTCAAGTCCCACCTGACCCAACACAAGGGGGAGCAG gtgtataaatgtgtgttgaAGTCTTGCTCCCAGACCTTCCAGAAGCTGGACCAGTTCCTGGAGCACATCAGGACGCACCAGGAGCAGCTGACCTACCGCTGCCACCTCTGCAGCAAAGTGTTCCCCTCGCTGTTTGAACTGGGAGTCCACCAGTACTCCCACTGCTTCTGCCCACAGCAGAACACACGCAAGGAAACCACCGTCTACAG GTGTGTGAAATGCCAAAGCAAATATTCTACCCAGGAGGCCCTGGAGCAACACTTGCTGACCGCGTCACACAACTTCCCCTGCCCACACTGTcagaag GTTTTCCCATGTGAGAGGTATTTCAGGCGCCACCTCCCCACCCACGGCGTCGGGGGGAGGTTCAAGTGTCAGATCTGCAAGAAGGCCTTCAAGACGGAGCACTACCTCAAACTGCACACTCGCATTCACTCAG GTGAAAAGCCGTATAAATGTTCCCTCTGTGAGGCGACGTTCAACAGGAAAGACAAAGTGAAGCGACACATGCTCATCCATGAACCCTTCAAGAAGTACAAGTGTCCCTTCAG GACGCATGTAGGCTGCACTAAAGAATTCAACAGACCGGACAAACTGAAGGCGCACATACTGTCCCATTCTG GGATCAAACCCTACAAGTGTCTGTTTTGCCAGAAGGCGTTCAGCCGCAGGGCCCACATGCTGGAGCACCAGCAGTCCCACACGGACAACTACCGCTTCAGATGCTCCGCCTGCAACAAGGGCTTCACCAGGCAGAGCTACTACCGAGACCACAAGTGCCCCGCGGCTGGGACCGCAGCCGGGAGTGGGACGGGCGCCGCGGGGGccgagacagagggagaggagatgggAGGAGCGGCGATGGCGGAGGAGAAGGACGGAGAAGGCGAGAGGAGGCGGAGCAGGTTGGCGAGGAAGGCGCACAGGCTCAGGAGCGCGGGACACGGCGGCGGGGAAGACGACGGTTCAAAAGGCAGCGACGATCAAGAGGTGGAGGCGGACAgggacgaggaagaggaagaggaggaggaggaggaggaggaggaggaagatggagagggCAGGAGGACCGGTGAAGACCCTCAGGCTTCCATGTCCATCCCCGCCATGGAGGGGCAGCCTGAGggcagaggggaagagggggaTGAAGGGGTGGAGGGCGCCGCCGAGAcactgcagcagatgcagagtGACAGTCAAAACTGCTTGCGGCAGCCATGTTTGTAG